A single window of Acanthopagrus latus isolate v.2019 chromosome 1, fAcaLat1.1, whole genome shotgun sequence DNA harbors:
- the si:ch211-69b7.6 gene encoding neuroblast differentiation-associated protein AHNAK, which produces MDINAPGINLKAPKADLDMPDVDISGPSGKFKKPNLNLPDLRLSRPKLDAPDLDLKTPDLDISGPNLSGGINAPDLNMPKLDLKSPKLDLNTPKLNLDMPSGKLKAPELHAPDWDVKAPSGKLKMPKFNLSGTLPKGPNLDVNADLKAPELSLKAPNIKGGIDAPDLDLPNMDLKAPKLDVDTPDVNIGSPKANFHMPKFKMPKFGRPSLKGPDIDGSFDGPDMDINAPNINLKAPKADLDMPDLNISGPSGKFKKPNLNLPDLRLSGPKLDAPDLDLKTPDLDISGPNLSGGINAPDLNMPKLDLKSPNLDLNTPKLNLGMPSGKLKAPELHAPDWDVKAPSGKLKMPKFNLSGTLPKGPNLDMNADLKTPDLSLKAPKIKGGIDAPDLDLPNMDLKAPKLDVNTPDVNIGSPKANFHMPKFKMPKFGLPNLKGPDIDGSFDGPDMDINAPNVNLKAPKTDLDMPDLDISGPSGKFKKPNLNLPNFGLSGPKLDAPNLDLKTPDLDISGPNLTGGINAPDFNMPKLDLKSPSLDLSTPKLNLDMPSGKLKAPELHAPDWDVKAPSGKLKMPKFNLSGTLPKGPNLDLNADLKSPDLSLKAPNIKGGIDAPDLDLPNMDLKAPKLDVNTPDINIGSPKTKFKMPKFKMPKFNFPSLKGPKIGGNLDGPDVDLNVPNVNLKAPKADLDMPDVDISGPSGKFKKPNLNLPDLRLSGPKLDAPNLDLKRPDIDISGPNLSGGINAPDLNMPKLDLKSPNLDLSTPKLNLDMPSGKLKAPELHAPDWDVKAPSGKLKMPKFNLSGTLPKGPNMDLNADLKTPDLNLKAPKIKGGIDAPDLDLPNMDLKAPKLDVDTPDVNIGSPKANFHMPKLKMPKFGLPSLKGPDINGSFDGPDMDINAPNINLKAPKADLDMPDVDISGPSGKLKMPNLNLPDFGLSGPKLDAPDLDLKRPDLDISGPNFSGGINAPDLNMPKLDLKSPKLDLNTPKLNLDMPSGKLKAPELHAPDWDVKAPSGKLKMPKFNLSGTLPKGPNLDLNADLKTPDLSLKAPNIKGGIDAPDLDLPNMDLKAPKLDVDTPDVNIGSPKAKFKMPKLKMPKFSLPSLKGPDINGSFDGPDMDINAPNVNLKAPKADLDMPDLNISGPSGKFKKPNLNLPNLGLSGPKLDAPDLDLKTPDLDFAGPSVSGGINAPDLNMPKLDVKSPKLDLNTPKLNLDMPSGKLKAPELHAPDWDVKAPSGKLKMPKFNLSGTLPKGPNLDVNADLKTPDLNLKAPKIKGGIDAPDLDLPNMDLKAPKLDVNTPDVNIGSPKTKLKMPKLKMPKVSLPNLKGPEIDDDFDGPDIDISAPNVNLKGSKPGFEMPNVDFGSPSAKLKKPNLKMPDVGFSSPKLEGPKFDFKSPDFDAKLPDLNIDSDLKAPKLKGGIDGPKLGLPNIDLKAPKMDMNIPDANIGFPDAKIKTPQIKMPKGPNVDINGGLQGPDMNIPNVDINGLKGTLKGPDLNAPDFSLSRPKIKAPDINLSGPHLKGPGLSMPDVNVKPPQLKANITGPNVNAPNMDLSMPKMGMRSPQLHPRNPDLNVDDPSLNFRGPSYKNGRSDTTGVNMKMPALDIDRDVMLPHADRKQPRPKITSNYPVVVAHVPQDIDYNRSDLNIDDFTGIDHVARARGSRVDPQMSPNYRPISYPSGVNVNMKDPRHSRRIPSGDADIYAMPQKRRQPVPNVHLSHLSQDQTIKVPDNSDEYYVTVFPDQAQNQRMPNRKYNTGGPGFYPRNMDLEVPDLNDQKGSTFFFSDLV; this is translated from the coding sequence TAAACTGAAAGCCCCAGAACTTCATGCTCCAGACTGGGATGTTAAAGCTCCATCAGGCAAATTGAAAATGCCCAAATTCAATCTTTCAGGTACATTACCAAAAGGACCAAATTTGGACGTGAACGCAGATCTTAAGGCACCGGAATTGAGCCTGAAAGCTCCAAATATAAAGGGTGGCATTGATGCCCCTGACTTGGACTTACCAAACATGGATCTTAAAGCTCCAAAGTTAGATGTGGACACTCCAGATGTCAACATTGGTTCACCCAAAGCAAACTTCCACATGCCCAAATTTAAGATGCCTAAATTTGGTCGCCCAAGCCTGAAAGGACCTGATATCGATGGCAGTTTCGATGGTCCAGACATGGATATTAATGCACCAAACATCAATCTCAAAGCCCCTAAAGCTGATTTAGACATGCCAGATTTGAATATTTCTGGGCCATCTGGAAAATTCAAGAAGCCAAACTTGAACCTTCCTGACTTGAGGCTTTCTGGTCCAAAGTTAGATGCCCCTGACCTGGACCTCAAAACACCTGACCTAGATATCTCTGGTCCCAATCTCAGTGGTGGTATAAATGCACCAGACTTAAACATGCCAAAGCTTGATCTCAAAAGTCCCAACCTAGACCTCAATACCCCAAAGCTCAACTTAGGCATGCCATCAGGTAAACTGAAAGCCCCAGAACTTCATGCTCCAGACTGGGATGTTAAAGCTCCATCAGGCAAATTGAAAATGCCTAAATTCAATCTTTCAGGTACATTACCAAAAGGACCAAATTTGGACATGAACGCAGATCTTAAGACACCAGATTTGAGCCTGAAAGCTCCAAAGATAAAGGGTGGCATTGATGCCCCTGACTTGGACTTACCAAACATGGATCTTAAAGCTCCAAAGTTAGATGTGAACACTCCAGATGTCAACATTGGTTCACCCAAAGCAAACTTCCACATGCCCAAATTTAAGATGCCTAAATTTGGTCTTCCAAACCTGAAAGGACCTGATATCGATGGCAGTTTTGATGGTCCAGACATGGATATTAATGCACCAAATGTCAATCTCAAAGCCCCTAAAACTGATTTAGACATGCCAGATTTGGATATTTCTGGGCCATCTGGAAAATTCAAGAAGCCAAACTTGAACCTGCCTAATTTTGGCCTTTCTGGCCCAAAGTTAGATGCCCCTAACCTGGACCTCAAGACACCTGACCTAGATATATCTGGTCCCAATCTCACTGGTGGTATAAATGCACCAGACTTTAACATGCCAAAGCTTGATCTCAAAAGTCCCAGCCTGGACCTCAGTACACCAAAGCTCAACTTAGATATGCCATCAGGTAAACTGAAAGCCCCAGAACTTCATGCTCCAGACTGGGATGTTAAAGCTCCATCAGGCAAATTGAAAATGCCCAAATTCAATCTGTCAGGTACATTACCTAAAGGACCAAATTTGGACTTGAACGCAGATCTCAAGTCACCAGATTTGAGTCTGAAAGCTCCAAATATAAAAGGTGGCATTGATGCCCCTGACTTGGACTTACCAAACATGGACCTCAAAGCTCCAAAGTTAGATGTGAACACACCAGATATCAACATTGGTTCACCCAagacaaaattcaaaatgcccAAATTTAAGATGCCTAAATTTAATTTTCCAAGCCTAAAAGGACCTAAGATTGGTGGAAACTTAGATGGTCCagatgttgatttaaatgtacCGAATGTCAATCTCAAAGCCCCTAAAGCTGATTTAGACATGCCAGATGTTGATATTTCTGGGCCATCCGGAAAATTCAAGAAGCCAAACTTGAACCTGCCTGACTTGAGGCTTTCTGGTCCAAAGTTAGATGCCCCTAACCTGGACCTCAAAAGACCTGACATAGATATATCTGGTCCCAATCTAAGTGGTGGTATAAATGCACCAGATTTAAACATGCCAAAGCTTGATCTCAAAAGTCCCAACCTGGACCTCAGTACCCCAAAGCTCAACTTAGACATGCCATCAGGTAAACTGAAAGCCCCAGAACTTCATGCTCCAGACTGGGATGTTAAAGCTCCATCAGGCAAATTGAAAATGCCCAAATTCAATCTTTCAGGTACATTACCTAAAGGACCAAATATGGACTTGAACGCAGATCTTAAGACACCGGATTTGAATCTGAAAGCTCCAAAGATAAAAGGTGGTATTGATGCCCCTGACTTGGACTTACCAAACATGGACCTTAAAGCTCCAAAGTTAGATGTGGACACTCCAGATGTCAACATTGGTTCACCCAAAGCAAACTTCCACATGCCCAAATTAAAGATGCCTAAATTTGGTCTTCCAAGCCTGAAAGGACCTGATATCAATGGCAGTTTCGATGGTCCAGATATGGATATTAATGCACCAAACATCAATCTCAAAGCCCCTAAAGCTGATTTAGACATGCCAGATGTTGATATTTCTGGGCCATCTGGAAAATTGAAGATGCCAAACTTGAACCTGCCTGACTTTGGGCTTTCAGGTCCGAAGTTAGATGCCCCTGACCTGGACCTCAAAAGACCTGACCTAGATATCTCTGGTCCCAATTTCAGTGGTGGTATAAATGCACCAGACTTAAACATGCCAAAGCTTGATCTCAAAAGTCCCAAACTGGACCTCAATACCCCAAAGCTCAACTTAGACATGCCATCAGGTAAACTGAAAGCCCCAGAACTTCATGCTCCAGACTGGGATGTTAAAGCTCCATCAGGCAAATTGAAAATGCCCAAATTTAATCTCTCAGGTACATTACCAAAAGGACCCAATTTGGACTTGAACGCAGATCTTAAGACACCGGATTTGAGCCTGAAAGCTCCAAATATAAAAGGTGGCATTGATGCACCTGACTTGGACTTACCAAACATGGACCTCAAAGCTCCAAAGTTAGACGTGGACACTCCAGATGTCAACATTGGTTCACCCAAAGCAAAATTCAAGATGCCCAAGTTAAAGATGCCTAAATTTAGTCTTCCAAGCCTGAAAGGACCTGATATCAATGGCAGTTTTGATGGTCCAGATATGGATATTAATGCACCAAACGTCAATCTCAAAGCCCCTAAAGCTGATTTAGACATGCCAGATTTGAATATTTCTGGGCCATCTGGAAAATTCAAGAAGCCAAACTTGAACCTGCCTAATCTTGGCCTTTCTGGCCCGAAGTTAGATGCCCCTGACCTGGACCTCAAAACACCTGACCTAGATTTTGCTGGTCCCAGTGTCAGTGGTGGTATAAATGCACCAGACTTAAACATGCCAAAGCTTGATGTCAAAAGTCCAAAACTGGACCTCAACACCCCAAAGCTCAACTTAGACATGCCATCAGGTAAACTGAAAGCCCCAGAACTTCATGCTCCAGACTGGGATGTTAAAGCTCCATCAGGCAAATTGAAAATGCCCAAATTCAATCTGTCAGGTACATTACCTAAAGGACCAAATTTGGACGTGAACGCAGATCTTAAGACACCAGATTTGAATCTGAAAGCTCCAAAGATAAAAGGTGGCATTGATGCCCCTGACTTGGACTTACCAAACATGGACCTTAAAGCTCCAAAGTTAGATGTGAACACTCCAGATGTCAACATTGGTTCACCCAAGACGAAATTAAAGATGCCCAAATTAAAGATGCCTAAAGTTAGTCTTCCAAACCTGAAAGGACCTGAGATTGATGATGATTTTGATGGCCCAGACATTGACATCAGTGCACCCAATGTCAACCTCAAAGGGTCCAAACCTGGCTTTGAGATGCCAAATGTTGACTTTGGAAGCCCATCAGCAAAACTTAAAAAGCCAAATTTGAAAATGCCTGATGTGGGATTTTCGAGTCCGAAGTTAGAAGGCCCAAAGTTTGACTTCAAGTCACCTGACTTTGATGCCAAATTACCAGATTTGAACATAGATTCAGACCTGAAAGCTCCAAAGCTAAAAGGGGGAATCGATGGCCCTAAATTGGGCTTGCCAAACATTGACCTTAAAGCTCCAAAGATGGATATGAACATTCCCGATGCCAATATTGGTTTTCCCGATGCAAAAATCAAAACTCCCCAAATTAAGATGCCAAAAGGCCCCAATGTTGACATAAATGGGGGCCTACAGGGACCTGACATGAATATCCCAAATGTAGACATAAATGGTCTGAAAGGAACATTAAAAGGGCCAGATTTAAATGCACCAGACTTCAGTCTCTCTAGAcctaaaataaaagcaccagaCATTAATCTGTCAGGGCCTCACCTGAAAGGCCCTGGTTTAAGTATGCCAGATGTTAACGTGAAACCACCACAGTTGAAGGCAAATATCACAGGTCCAAACGTTAATGCTCCAAACATGGACCTCAGCATGCCAAAAATGGGAATGCGTAGTCCACAACTGCATCCCAGAAATCCAGATCTCAACGTTGATGATCCTTCTCTAAATTTCAGAGGGCCTTCTTATAAGAATGGCAGATCAGATACCACAGGGGTCAACATGAAAATGCCTGCCCTGGATATAGATAGAGATGTCATGCTTCCTCATGCTGATAGAAAGCAACCAAGACCCAAAATAACATCCAACTACCCTGTGGTGGTTGCTCATGTGCCCCAGGATATTGATTACAACCGTTCTGATCTCAACATCGATGATTTCACAGGAATTGATCATGTGGCTAGAGCCAGAGGTTCAAGAGTGGACCCCCAGATGTCACCTAACTACAGGCCGATAAGCTACCCATCGGGTGTTAATGTTAACATGAAGGACCCCAGACACAGCAGGAGAATTCCTTCTGGAGATGCTGACATATATGCGATGCCTCAGAAAAGAAGGCAGCCTGTCCCTAATGTACATTTGTCACATCTTTCTCAAGATCAAACAATAAAAGTACCTGATAATTCAGATGAGTACTATGTCACAGTTTTCCCAGACCAAGCACAAAATCAAAGAATGCCAAACCGTAAATACAACACAGGGGGGCCTGGCTTTTATCCCAGAAACATGGACCTTGAAGTTCCAGATCTAAATGACCAGAAGGGGTCAACGTTCTTTTTCTCCGACCTCGTGTAG
- the mrpl4 gene encoding 39S ribosomal protein L4, mitochondrial: protein MFRCSVVVCGRGVVKRLASSFSGESALPPNLLLPTNLVDPSRLKRPPPPADCSLPVLRKCDAVVPAHLSPVHTWVETLESRDGEPVGLAQLHPDVFAVPPRLDILHSVETWQRNFKRISHANTKIRSEVRGGGRKPWKQKGSGRARQGSIRSPLWRGGGVAHGPRGPNSYYYMLPMKVRVLGLKVALSSKMAQDYLHIVDSLNIPTPDSRYLLELIKQRHWGQSVLIVDVAEEIPENMLEATADLKTVNIIPAIGLNVHSLLKHETVVLTLDTIKFLEDKLLWHNERYTPLYPFKLPYSDLP from the exons ATGTTTCGTTGCTCTGTGGTAGTTTGTGGCAGAGGAGTCGTTAAGAGG ttgGCCTCGTCGTTCTCTGGTGAGAGCGCTCTGCCTCCAAATCTGCTGCTGCCTACCAACCTAGTGGATCCTTCCAGATTAA agcgtcctcctcctcctgcagactgCTCCCTGCCCGTCCTGAGGAAGTGCGATGCCGTCGTTCCTGCTCATCTGAGTCCCGTCCACACGTGGGTGGAGACTCTGGAGAGTCGGGACGGCGAGCCGGTGGGCTTGGCTCAGCTCCACCCGGACGTCTTTGCGGTGCCTCCGAG gctCGATATTCTCCATTCGGTGGAAACATGGCAGCGAAATTTCAAAAGAATT AGCCACGCCAACACAAAGATCAGGTCGGAGGTCAGAGGTGGAGGCAGGAAACCGTGGAAACAGAAAGGAAGTGGAAGAGCGCGTCAGGGAAGCATCAGATCGCCGTTATGGAGAGGAG gTGGGGTGGCTCATGGGCCCAGAGGACCCAACAGTTACTACTACATGTTACCCATGAAGGTTCGAGTGCTCGGACTCAAAGTGGCTCTGAGCTCCAAGATGGCTCAA GACTACCTTCACATCGTGGACTCTCTGAACATCCCCACTCCCGACTCTCGGTACCTGCTGGAGCTCATCAAACAGAGACACTGGGGACAGTCGGTGCTGATAGTCGATGT AGCTGAAGAGATTCCTGAAAACATGCTTGAGGCAACAGCGGATTTGAAGACGGTCAACATTATTCCAGCCATCG gTCTGAATGTCCACAGCCTGCTGAAACATGAGACGGTCGTCCTCACGCTGGACACGATCAAGTTTCTGGAAGACAAGCTGCTCTGGCATAACGAGCGCTACACGCCGCTGTACCCGTTCAAACTGCCGTACTCCGACCTCCCGTAG
- the si:dkey-23f9.4 gene encoding hydrolethalus syndrome protein 1 homolog translates to MDNLDFTEEEIQRQLAVMGYRNIPVRKVHQVKQDLDELIQRGRGRSFSSPPQTNAAESQTATSRPSPPAFTKEKVGHRYFEDAREGFYLHAGPWDYDRELPTTSQIRDFGQQQRNFDPYTQNLVDPGALSRLQVEPDQDDTVDPTLSDSYTSSADSQGRRFIKRIVLRKRKGKTLICDESFYSEDSDAASSLEERLADLNLSPSSQHDFEAESEDVTSQSDTQSSESDRVPMSAFESYIRGMTRPPRDGDIKPKHKAFIRPVMNQQPRKKTDPVAKYFQYKQLWDMFKLPGEQDRRAVRLEIKERLAYQPPPPKPRRVYLPNTYIVPTDKRRSALRWEIRNNLAHGLVPYKYSHRF, encoded by the exons ATCTTGATGAGCTGATTCAACGTGGTCGAGGGAGAAGCTTCTCCTCGCCCCCTCAGACGAACGCCGCCGAGTCTCAGACAGCCACTTCTCGGCCGAGTCCTCCTGCCTTCACCAAGGAGAAAG ttggTCATCGCTACTTTGAAGACGCTCGTGAAGGGTTTTATTTACATGCTGGACCGTGGGACTATGACAGAGAG TTGCCCACCACCAGTCAGATCAGAGACTttggacagcagcagagaaacttCGACCCGTACACTCAGAACTTGGTGGATCCAGGCGCTCTCAGCAGGCTGCAGGTGGAGCCGGACCAGGACGACACCGTCGACCCAACACTCTCTGACAGCTACACGTCCTCCGCTGACTCGCAGGGCCGACGCTTCATCAAGAGGATCGTCCTGAG GAAACGTAAAGGAAAAACTCTCATCTGTGATGAATCGTTCTACAGTGAAGACTCCG acGCAGCGAGCAGTCTGGAGGAGCGACTGGCGGATCTAAATCTGTCGCCGTCGTCTCAACACGACTTTGAGGCGGAGAGCGAAGACGTGACCAGTCAGAGCGACACCCAGAGTTCAGAGTCAGACAGAGTCCCTATGAGCGCCTTCGAATCCTACATAAGAGGCATG ACTCGACCTCCAAGAGACGGTGACATCAAGCCCAAACACAAGGCCT tcatcaGACCAGTGATGAACCAGCAGCCAAGAAAGAAGACGGACCCGGTGGCCAA GTATTTCCAGTATAAGCAGCTCTGGGACATGTTTAAACTTCCTGGAGAGCAGGACAGGAGAGCGGTCCGCCTGGAGATAAAG gagcGACTTGCCTACCAGCCTCCACCA ccGAAGCCTCGGAGAGTTTACCTGCCCAACACCTACATCGTGCCAACAGATAAGCGTCGCTCGGCGCTGCGCTGGGAGATCAGGAACAACTTGGCTCACGGACTCGTTCCGTACAAATACAGCCATCGGTTTTAG